ATCAAACCTTATTGCCAGGTATTTTGATAGCTTTCCTTCACGGTTTGTAAGGGGGACAATTGTGGTATCCACCCAGTAGTATGACCCGTCCTTAGCCCGGTTTTTAATCTGCCCTTTCCATACCCTGCCGTTTGCAATGGTACGGTACATATCTCTGAAGAACTCCTTCGGGTGGAAACCTGAGTTTATTATGCGGTGATTCTGCCCAATGAGCTCTTCCGGACTGTATTTTGAGATCTCGCAGAATTTTTTGTTGATATAGGTAATGGTACCCTTAATGTCTGTGATTGCAACAATTGCTGCTTCATCCAGTGCGAATTTAAGGCTTGCCAGCTCATAGGAAGTGTCGCTTAAACTTTCCTTAAGCTCGCTAAATCCGGTGAGATTTTCGTTAATGTTATTTATCTCTGAACGCATTATTTGTCTTTCTTTCAAATTTATGCTGCCAAAGGCAGGAATTTAACTGAAACTACCCTCTTTCAATAATGCTCAAATCCGCAATTAAAATAAAGATACTCTATCCTATTTGCAAGGGAAAAAGAACATCAATTAAAATTTAAAAAGTAAAAATTAAAAAGCAGAAGAATAAGAATTCTTCAATTTAATATTGCTAATTAATATACAATAATGTAAATTTTGTACGAAATAAGTAAATAATTATTAAAAACGTATAGATAAACATGCCATTTGTATCACAAATAACCGATAAGCCCAGGAAATTCCGGCAGATATTCTCAACTGCCGAGGAATTGTTCCAGAAATACGGTTTCCGCCGCGTGACAATTGAGGAAATCTGCCAGAGGGCTTCTGTCAGCAAAATGACTTTCTATAAGTACTTTGCCAATAAGGATGAACTAATAAAATTTATGATGGAAACATGGTTCAGGGAATCGGAAAGAATTATGCGCGAAGTGATGGAAATGGAGGTACCCTTTAATGAAAAGATACTCCTGCTGCTGAAACTTAAGGAAGAATACTCTCAAAAACTCAGCCTGGAATTCTTTGCCGAATATGTTAATCCTGAAGGGGACCTGGCGCTTTTTATTAAGGAATTTTATCACAAAAGTGTTGCCGTGTTTATTGATTTTGTAAAAAAGGCCCAGGAAAAAGGTGAGGTAAGGCGCGATATAAAGCCTGAGTTCTTAATTGCCGTACTCAA
Above is a window of Ignavibacteria bacterium DNA encoding:
- a CDS encoding TetR/AcrR family transcriptional regulator, whose product is MPFVSQITDKPRKFRQIFSTAEELFQKYGFRRVTIEEICQRASVSKMTFYKYFANKDELIKFMMETWFRESERIMREVMEMEVPFNEKILLLLKLKEEYSQKLSLEFFAEYVNPEGDLALFIKEFYHKSVAVFIDFVKKAQEKGEVRRDIKPEFLIAVLNQLLEMAKNQDLVKLYPSVTDFSLEVNNFFYCGILPLEKAQK